Proteins from a single region of Echeneis naucrates chromosome 14, fEcheNa1.1, whole genome shotgun sequence:
- the LOC115053962 gene encoding protocadherin alpha-C2-like isoform X1 translates to MAVAGICNRIGNNVPFYFVIFSLFCGLSCGQLRYSITEELENGALVGDLASDLGLDIRKLSARKMKVTANSGKRYVIVNPKNGKLLVNERIDREALCDLSSTCLLNLEVLVENPTEVHHVEVEVLDANDNAPQFPRDEYQLEITESALPGSRYPIENAQDPDVGSNSVRMYQLSTNDHFALVSNKPSLNTKHIELVLKKPLDREQTPYHQLILSAVDGGTPDKTGTAKINVRVLDSNDNVPLFDSSVYKVKLLENSPKDTLVIKLNATDLDEGTNGEVYYSFSSYTPERVRQMFSMDTNTGEIRVRNNVDYEETNSYEMYIQAMDKGPGAVAAHCKVVVEVVDVNDNVPQIVLSSLSSPVREDARADTVVALISVTDRDSGANKQVSLEIPAGLPFKIKSFRNYYTLVTSAFLDRETTDAYNVTLSATDGGNPPLSSQKTIQVDVADVNDNPPRFEQTSYTVYVAENNAPGASLCTVKAQDADIKENARITYTVLNDNNHGIPVTSYVSVKADTGEAYALRAFDYESLREFHFQVKAQDGGIPPLSRVATVYIYIMDQNDHAPLIVNPPGNGTRSLETVQKNAEPGALVTKVVAYDADAGPNAWLVYLLETATDLDLFKVHEHTGEIRTTRRILEDNSTSFALTVLVKDHGQPALSSTATINVAVMEVPPKVVPDPKRIIRPHSTLLFSNVTLYLIVALSATTFVFLVTVVVLAIVRCHAYCTQPGSCSPCCVSQKPPPDGGSSSVSAGGAGGGGAGAQPNNNVVLRRDLKVEPHYIEVRGNGSLTKTYCYKTCLTATSGSDTFMFYNTGRPISGTWGSGADRFFTSGSGFVRRLSMPDASLQICPEPKAPNADWRYSASLRAGVQSSVHMEESSVMQGAQGMLVQNWPTVSSAADGEGGGELSPPVGAGVNSNSWHFRYGAGPGYGPPQPLKPGEIPPEAFIIPGSPAIISIRHDPGPVDDKGDFISFGKKEEAKKKKKKKKDKKDKKEKGKDDGED, encoded by the exons ATGGCTGTGGCGGGGATATGCAACCGGATAGGGAATAAtgtgcctttttattttgtgatattcTCCTTATTTTGTGGCCTTTCGTGTGGACAGTTGCGCTATTCTATAACAGAAGAGCTGGAAAATGGGGCACTGGTCGGGGATCTGGCGAGCGACCTGGGGCTGGACATCAGAAAGCTCTCCGCCCGAAAAATGAAGGTAACGGCGAACAGCGGGAAGCGCTACGTGATTGTCAACCCCAAAAACGGCAAACTGCTGGTCAATGAGAGGATCGACAGGGAGGCGCTGTGCGATCTGTCCAGCACCTGCCTTCTTAACCTGGAGGTGCTGGTCGAAAACCCCACCGAGGTGCATCACGTCGAGGTGGAGGTCTTGGACGCCAACGATAACGCGCCGCAGTTCCCCCGAGACGAGTATCAGCTCGAGATCACGGAGTCCGCCCTTCCAGGATCGCGTTACCCCATCGAAAACGCCCAGGATCCGGACGTCGGGTCCAATTCGGTCCGCATGTACCAGCTTAGCACAAACGACCATTTCGCGCTCGTCTCCAACAAACCCTCCCTGAACACAAAGCACATCGAGCTGGTGCTGAAAAAGCCCCTTGATCGCGAGCAGACGCCTTACCACCAGCTAATTCTCAGCGCCGTGGACGGCGGGACCCCGGATAAAACAGGCACTGCTAAAATCAACGTCCGGGTGCTGGACTCCAACGACAACGTCCCCCTGTTCGACAGCTCAGTGTACAAGGTGAAACTGTTGGAAAATTCTCCCAAAGACACCCTGGTTATCAAACTGAATGCAACAGATCTGGACGAGGGGACGAACGGGGAGGTTTATTACTCCTTCAGCAGCTACACTCCAGAGAGGGTGAGGCAGATGTTCAGCATGGACACCAACACGGGAGAAATAAGGGTGAGGAACAATGTTGACTACGAGGAGACCAACTCCTATGAGATGTACATCCAGGCGATGGACAAGGGCCCCGGGGCCGTGGCAGCCCACTGtaaggtggtggtggaggtggtggatgTGAATGATAACGTCCCTCAGATAGTGCTCTCGTCTCTGTCCAGCCCTGTGAGGGAGGATGCTCGGGCAGACACCGTCGTGGCCCTCATCAGCGTCACCGACCGAGACTCTGGGGCCAACAAGCAGGTGAGCCTTGAGATCCCAGCAGGCCTCCCGTTCAAGATCAAGTCATTCAGAAATTACTACACCCTGGTTACTTCAGCTTTCCTGGATCGCGAGACCACCGATGCCTACAATGTCACTCTGAGTGCCACGGATGGAGGAaaccctcccctctcctcccagaAGACCATACAGGTGGATGTGGCGGATGTGAACGACAACCCTCCGCGATTTGAGCAGACTTCATACACAGTGTATGTGGCTGAGAACAATGCCCCAGGGGCCTCTTTGTGTACCGTGAAGGCTCAAGATGCAGACATCAAGGAGAATGCACGCATCACCTACACAGTGCTCAATGACAACAACCATGGCATCCCCGTCACCTCGTATGTGTCTGTGAAGGCTGATACAGGGGAGGCCTATGCCCTGCGAGCCTTTGACTATGAGTCACTAAGAGAGTTTCACTTCCAGGTCAAAGCCCAAGATGGGGGCATTCCTCCACTCAGCCGCGTCGCCACCGTCTACATCTACATCATGGATCAGAATGACCATGCGCCGCTGATAGTCAACCCTCCCGGCAATGGCACGCGCTCCTTGGAGACAGTACAGAAGAATGCAGAGCCCGGTGCCTTGGTGACCAAAGTGGTGGCCTACGATGCTGATGCTGGCCCAAATGCCTGGTTGGTGTACCTGCTGGAGACAGCCACAGACCTGGACCTGTTCAAAGTGCACGAACACACCGGTGAGATCAGAACCACTCGGAGGATCCTGGAGGACAACTCCACCTCCTTCGCGCTGACCGTCCTAGTGAAGGACCACGGGCAGCCTGCTCTTTCCTCCACCGCCACCATCAATGTGGCCGTCATGGAGGTGCCACCCAAGGTGGTTCCTGACCCAAAGAGGATCATCAGACCTCACAGCACGCTGCTCTTCTCCAACGTGACCCTGTACTTGATTGTGGCTTTGAGTGCCACCACCTTTGTTTTCCTGGTCACTGTGGTGGTGCTGGCCATCGTTCGCTGCCATGCCTACTGCACCCAGCCTGGGTCCTGCTCCCCTTGCTGTGTGTCACAGAAGCCACCTCCAGATGGTGGGAGCAGCAGTGTCAGTGCCGGTGGAGCAGGCGGCGGCGGAGCCGGGGCACAACCTAATAACAACGTGGTGCTCCGTAGAGACCTTAAAGTGGAGCCTCACTACATTGAAGTGCGTGGCAATGGCTCCCTAACAAAGACTTACTGCTACAAGACCTGCTTGACAGCCACCTCTGGCAGTGACACTTTCATGTTCTACAACACAGGACGTCCCATCAGTGGCACCTGGGGAAGCGGTGCCGACCGCTTCTTCACCAGTGGAAGTGGATTTGTGCGCAGGCTGAGTATGCCTGATGCCTCGCTGCAAATCTGCCCAGAG CCAAAAGCCCCGAATGCTGACTGGCGATATTCTGCATCTTTGAGGGCAGGGGTGCAGAG TTCAGTCCACATGGAGGAGTCGTCTGTGATGCAGGGAGCCCAGGGGATGCTCGTCCAGAACTGGCCCACTGTTTCCAGCGCTGCAG ATGGAGAGGGTGGTGGAGAGCTTTCACCCCCAGTGGGCGCTGGAGTTAACAGCAACAGCTGGCACTTCAGATATGGTGCCGGACCAGGCTATGGCCCTCCTCAGCCACTGAAGCCTGGAGAGATTCCTCCGGAAGCCTTCATCATTCCCGGATCCCCAGCCATCATTTCTATCCGCCATGACCCGGGCCCTGTGGATGACAAAGGGGATTTCATAAGCTTCGGCAAGAAGGAGGaggcgaagaagaagaaaaagaagaagaaggacaagaaggacaagaaggagaaaggaaaggatgATGGTGAAGACTAG
- the LOC115053962 gene encoding protocadherin alpha-C2-like isoform X2, which translates to MAVAGICNRIGNNVPFYFVIFSLFCGLSCGQLRYSITEELENGALVGDLASDLGLDIRKLSARKMKVTANSGKRYVIVNPKNGKLLVNERIDREALCDLSSTCLLNLEVLVENPTEVHHVEVEVLDANDNAPQFPRDEYQLEITESALPGSRYPIENAQDPDVGSNSVRMYQLSTNDHFALVSNKPSLNTKHIELVLKKPLDREQTPYHQLILSAVDGGTPDKTGTAKINVRVLDSNDNVPLFDSSVYKVKLLENSPKDTLVIKLNATDLDEGTNGEVYYSFSSYTPERVRQMFSMDTNTGEIRVRNNVDYEETNSYEMYIQAMDKGPGAVAAHCKVVVEVVDVNDNVPQIVLSSLSSPVREDARADTVVALISVTDRDSGANKQVSLEIPAGLPFKIKSFRNYYTLVTSAFLDRETTDAYNVTLSATDGGNPPLSSQKTIQVDVADVNDNPPRFEQTSYTVYVAENNAPGASLCTVKAQDADIKENARITYTVLNDNNHGIPVTSYVSVKADTGEAYALRAFDYESLREFHFQVKAQDGGIPPLSRVATVYIYIMDQNDHAPLIVNPPGNGTRSLETVQKNAEPGALVTKVVAYDADAGPNAWLVYLLETATDLDLFKVHEHTGEIRTTRRILEDNSTSFALTVLVKDHGQPALSSTATINVAVMEVPPKVVPDPKRIIRPHSTLLFSNVTLYLIVALSATTFVFLVTVVVLAIVRCHAYCTQPGSCSPCCVSQKPPPDGGSSSVSAGGAGGGGAGAQPNNNVVLRRDLKVEPHYIEVRGNGSLTKTYCYKTCLTATSGSDTFMFYNTGRPISGTWGSGADRFFTSGSGFVRRLSMPDASLQICPEFSPHGGVVCDAGSPGDARPELAHCFQRCRWRGWWRAFTPSGRWS; encoded by the exons ATGGCTGTGGCGGGGATATGCAACCGGATAGGGAATAAtgtgcctttttattttgtgatattcTCCTTATTTTGTGGCCTTTCGTGTGGACAGTTGCGCTATTCTATAACAGAAGAGCTGGAAAATGGGGCACTGGTCGGGGATCTGGCGAGCGACCTGGGGCTGGACATCAGAAAGCTCTCCGCCCGAAAAATGAAGGTAACGGCGAACAGCGGGAAGCGCTACGTGATTGTCAACCCCAAAAACGGCAAACTGCTGGTCAATGAGAGGATCGACAGGGAGGCGCTGTGCGATCTGTCCAGCACCTGCCTTCTTAACCTGGAGGTGCTGGTCGAAAACCCCACCGAGGTGCATCACGTCGAGGTGGAGGTCTTGGACGCCAACGATAACGCGCCGCAGTTCCCCCGAGACGAGTATCAGCTCGAGATCACGGAGTCCGCCCTTCCAGGATCGCGTTACCCCATCGAAAACGCCCAGGATCCGGACGTCGGGTCCAATTCGGTCCGCATGTACCAGCTTAGCACAAACGACCATTTCGCGCTCGTCTCCAACAAACCCTCCCTGAACACAAAGCACATCGAGCTGGTGCTGAAAAAGCCCCTTGATCGCGAGCAGACGCCTTACCACCAGCTAATTCTCAGCGCCGTGGACGGCGGGACCCCGGATAAAACAGGCACTGCTAAAATCAACGTCCGGGTGCTGGACTCCAACGACAACGTCCCCCTGTTCGACAGCTCAGTGTACAAGGTGAAACTGTTGGAAAATTCTCCCAAAGACACCCTGGTTATCAAACTGAATGCAACAGATCTGGACGAGGGGACGAACGGGGAGGTTTATTACTCCTTCAGCAGCTACACTCCAGAGAGGGTGAGGCAGATGTTCAGCATGGACACCAACACGGGAGAAATAAGGGTGAGGAACAATGTTGACTACGAGGAGACCAACTCCTATGAGATGTACATCCAGGCGATGGACAAGGGCCCCGGGGCCGTGGCAGCCCACTGtaaggtggtggtggaggtggtggatgTGAATGATAACGTCCCTCAGATAGTGCTCTCGTCTCTGTCCAGCCCTGTGAGGGAGGATGCTCGGGCAGACACCGTCGTGGCCCTCATCAGCGTCACCGACCGAGACTCTGGGGCCAACAAGCAGGTGAGCCTTGAGATCCCAGCAGGCCTCCCGTTCAAGATCAAGTCATTCAGAAATTACTACACCCTGGTTACTTCAGCTTTCCTGGATCGCGAGACCACCGATGCCTACAATGTCACTCTGAGTGCCACGGATGGAGGAaaccctcccctctcctcccagaAGACCATACAGGTGGATGTGGCGGATGTGAACGACAACCCTCCGCGATTTGAGCAGACTTCATACACAGTGTATGTGGCTGAGAACAATGCCCCAGGGGCCTCTTTGTGTACCGTGAAGGCTCAAGATGCAGACATCAAGGAGAATGCACGCATCACCTACACAGTGCTCAATGACAACAACCATGGCATCCCCGTCACCTCGTATGTGTCTGTGAAGGCTGATACAGGGGAGGCCTATGCCCTGCGAGCCTTTGACTATGAGTCACTAAGAGAGTTTCACTTCCAGGTCAAAGCCCAAGATGGGGGCATTCCTCCACTCAGCCGCGTCGCCACCGTCTACATCTACATCATGGATCAGAATGACCATGCGCCGCTGATAGTCAACCCTCCCGGCAATGGCACGCGCTCCTTGGAGACAGTACAGAAGAATGCAGAGCCCGGTGCCTTGGTGACCAAAGTGGTGGCCTACGATGCTGATGCTGGCCCAAATGCCTGGTTGGTGTACCTGCTGGAGACAGCCACAGACCTGGACCTGTTCAAAGTGCACGAACACACCGGTGAGATCAGAACCACTCGGAGGATCCTGGAGGACAACTCCACCTCCTTCGCGCTGACCGTCCTAGTGAAGGACCACGGGCAGCCTGCTCTTTCCTCCACCGCCACCATCAATGTGGCCGTCATGGAGGTGCCACCCAAGGTGGTTCCTGACCCAAAGAGGATCATCAGACCTCACAGCACGCTGCTCTTCTCCAACGTGACCCTGTACTTGATTGTGGCTTTGAGTGCCACCACCTTTGTTTTCCTGGTCACTGTGGTGGTGCTGGCCATCGTTCGCTGCCATGCCTACTGCACCCAGCCTGGGTCCTGCTCCCCTTGCTGTGTGTCACAGAAGCCACCTCCAGATGGTGGGAGCAGCAGTGTCAGTGCCGGTGGAGCAGGCGGCGGCGGAGCCGGGGCACAACCTAATAACAACGTGGTGCTCCGTAGAGACCTTAAAGTGGAGCCTCACTACATTGAAGTGCGTGGCAATGGCTCCCTAACAAAGACTTACTGCTACAAGACCTGCTTGACAGCCACCTCTGGCAGTGACACTTTCATGTTCTACAACACAGGACGTCCCATCAGTGGCACCTGGGGAAGCGGTGCCGACCGCTTCTTCACCAGTGGAAGTGGATTTGTGCGCAGGCTGAGTATGCCTGATGCCTCGCTGCAAATCTGCCCAGAG TTCAGTCCACATGGAGGAGTCGTCTGTGATGCAGGGAGCCCAGGGGATGCTCGTCCAGAACTGGCCCACTGTTTCCAGCGCTGCAG ATGGAGAGGGTGGTGGAGAGCTTTCACCCCCAGTGGGCGCTGGAGTTAA
- the LOC115054572 gene encoding uncharacterized protein LOC115054572, protein MGRRAADLTTPVPVLGVPALVGVRGLKSTGGDRNGEALLQTWALHCSVGVQTSPGISRPPTQHSLQLTDTLSTPSDSITQSSNSYITKQIEYKEILLLTKNDKEKRAILKQKSGESKTKKEVTFKALGGEASEDVACSQRNSGGTYCYARAIKTNPHFVGNVTNIRPKVKSTARYTNGSVVDSEAIGGISVDNEEAEPAKSVTSRGRDQSRLQGRCAEQSGNTLLLSALRPFDVPQKICNHCGGRQSATKNAACLGEKSYAADVCPFKSAVTTLSPTAHFQMPHIERNRDLKQTQQESSDSIANTVNSTHMTSCEAEEIVKPDSKFTCPEDPSLAHSHPADVALLLPPSPQCCKSAALQQRLETVEANLAANKDRITTLLNIIHDLETCHSPSSG, encoded by the exons ATGGGGAGACGGGCGGCTGACCTGACGACGCCGGTTCCAGTTTTAGGTGTCCCTGCTCTAGTTGGAGTGCGTGGTTTGAAGTcaacaggaggagacagaaacGGAGAAGCCCTGCTACAGACGTGGGCACTTCATTGCAGCGTTGGTGTTCAGACATCCCCTGGGATAAGCAGACCACCTACCCAGCACAGTCTACAGCTAACTGATACGCTTTCCACGCCATCAGATAGCATTACTCAATCATCCAACAGCTATATTACCAAGCAAATAGAGTACAAGGAGATATTACTGCTGACAAAGAATGACAAGGAGAAAAGggctattttaaaacagaaaagtgggGAATCCAAGACCAAAAAAGAAGTGACTTTCAAAGCACTTGGAGGTGAGGCCTCTGAGGATGTGGCCTGCAGTCAGAGGAACAGTGGTGGGACTTATTGCTATGCCAGGGCAATCAAAACCAACCCACACTTTGTGGGAAATGTAACCAACATCAGGCCCAAAGTGAAGTCTACGGCCCGCTACACCAACGGCAGTGTAGTAGACTCAGAGGCTATCGGTGGGATCAGCGTTGATAACGAAGAAGCAGAGCCTGCGAAGAGTGTAACCTCTCGTGGAAGAGACCAATCCAGATTGCAAGGTCGTTGTGCAGAGCAGTCTGGGAATACGCTGCTGTTATCTGCTCTCCGACCTTTTGATGTGCCACAAAAAATATGCAACCATTGCGGGGGGAGGCAGTCTGCTACCAAGAATGCTGCCTGTTTGGGGGAGAAAAGCTACGCTGCTGATGTGTGCCCGTTCAAGTCAGCCGTCACCACGCTCTCACCAACTGCGCATTTCCAAATGCCCCATATCGAGAGAAACAGAGACCTCAAACAAACCCAGCAAGAAAGCTCTGACAGCATCGCAAACACAGTCAACAGCACGCATATGACA TCCTGCGAGGCAGAGGAAATCGTCAAGCCAGATTCAAAGTTTACTTGCCCAGAGGACCCCAGCCTAGCTCACTCCCACCCAGCTGATGTGGCCCTGTTGCTGCCTCCCTCCCCACAGTGCTGCAAATCAGCAGCCCTACAGCAGAGACTGGAGACTGTGGAGGCCAACCTGGCAGCCAACAAGGACAGGATCACTACTCTGCTTAACATTATCCATGACCTGGAGACATGCCACAGTCCCAGCAGCGGGTAG